In a single window of the Mesoplodon densirostris isolate mMesDen1 chromosome 18, mMesDen1 primary haplotype, whole genome shotgun sequence genome:
- the LOC132478342 gene encoding MKI67 FHA domain-interacting nucleolar phosphoprotein-like, with translation MAALTGPAKPLLSLNPQEDTKFKKEVARVHRRASKQQEKQKLTPGVIYVGHLPPSLYETQIRAYFFQFGTVTRFRLSRSTKTGNSKGSGFVEFESEDVAKIAAETMNNYLFGERLLKCHFIPPEKVREKLFREWHMPFKRPSYPAVKWCNQHWTLLQKLRMEERLKKKEKSLRKRLAMKGIDYNFPSLVLHKNEENASNTGARNSRKHQALRKKKKKAALVTPNTPEKTVDSQGPMPVCTPFLEKRKSEVAKMNDDDKDNEIVFKQPISGVKEETKDTQTPTSSRQKRRKKKSTQ, from the coding sequence ATGGCGGCCCTGACTGGACCGGCCAAGCCGCTCCTGTCCCTGAACCCTCAGGAGGATACCAAGTTTAAGAAGGAGGTGGCGCGGGTTCACCGGCGCGCAAGCAAGCAACAGGAGAAACAAAAACTTACTCCTGGAGTGATCTATGTGGGCCACTTACCTCCATCGCTTTATGAAACCCAGATCCGAGCATATTTCTTCCAGTTTGGCACTGTTACAAGATTCAGACTGTCCAGGAGTACCAAGACTGGAAATAGCAAAGGCTCTGGCTTTGTGGAGTTTGAATCTGAAGATGTTGCCAAAATAGCTGCTGAAACGATGAACAACTACCTTTTTGGCGAAAGACTCTTGAAGTGTCATTTTATACCACCCGAAAAAGTACGTGAAAAACTTTTTAGGGAGTGGCATATGCCATTTAAAAGGCCATCGTATCCAGCAGTGAAATGGTGTAATCAGCATTGGACACTTCTTCAAAAGCTACGGATGGAAGAGCgacttaaaaagaaggaaaaatcacTCAGGAAGAGATTGGCTATGAAGGGAATTGATTATAACTTCCCTTCACTGGTCTtacataaaaatgaggaaaatgcttCAAACACTGGTGCTCGTAATTCCAGAAAGCACCAGGCTTTacgtaagaagaagaaaaaagcagcTTTGGTCACTCCTAACACTCCTGAGAAGACTGTGGATAGCCAGGGCCCCATGCCGGTTTGTACACCATTTTTGGAGAAACGAAAATCTGAAGTGGCTAAAATGAATGATGATGATAAAGATAATGAGATAGTTTTCAAACAGCCCATATCTGgtgtaaaagaagaaacaaaagacacTCAGACGCCTACAAGTTCAAGGCAAAAAAgacgaaaaaaaaaaagcacccaatAA